A region of Roseobacter litoralis Och 149 DNA encodes the following proteins:
- the hspQ gene encoding heat shock protein HspQ, with protein sequence MIKTRAKYHLGQIVRHKKHPFRGVIFDVDPEFSNTEEWYEAIPEDSRPVKEQPYYHLLAENEQSYYVAYVSEQNLIADYSGEPVDHPDIPDLFGPLQDGTYPLHFQLN encoded by the coding sequence ATGATTAAAACACGCGCAAAATATCATCTTGGCCAGATCGTCCGGCACAAAAAACACCCGTTTCGCGGGGTGATCTTTGACGTGGACCCTGAGTTTTCAAACACCGAGGAATGGTATGAAGCCATTCCCGAAGACAGCCGCCCTGTGAAAGAACAGCCGTATTATCATCTGCTGGCCGAAAATGAGCAGAGCTATTACGTCGCCTATGTCTCGGAGCAGAACCTGATTGCGGATTATTCAGGTGAGCCGGTGGATCACCCTGATATCCCCGACTTGTTCGGCCCCCTGCAGGATGGCACCTACCCGCTGCATTTTCAGCTGAACTGA
- a CDS encoding STAS domain-containing protein, whose translation MELASKTDQQLRIVSVQGARIDAAVAIEFKDAMRVETDDGPDVVVLDLSRVEFIDSSGLGAIVAAMKHMGANRKMALAGLTPTVERVFTLTRMDSVFSVFPTLEGALAELRPQ comes from the coding sequence ATGGAACTTGCAAGCAAAACAGACCAGCAATTGCGGATCGTTTCCGTACAAGGTGCGCGCATAGACGCGGCTGTCGCGATTGAGTTCAAGGATGCAATGCGTGTGGAAACAGATGACGGTCCAGACGTCGTCGTTCTGGACCTGAGCCGTGTTGAGTTTATCGACTCGAGCGGATTGGGCGCCATCGTGGCGGCAATGAAACATATGGGCGCCAACCGCAAGATGGCGCTTGCCGGTCTGACGCCGACTGTCGAGCGTGTCTTTACCTTAACGCGAATGGACTCGGTCTTTAGCGTCTTTCCGACATTGGAAGGTGCCCTCGCCGAATTAAGGCCTCAATAG
- a CDS encoding DNA translocase FtsK, whose product MAFQTRGRDPLFDSNMAEAMEKRGKELFGLALMILGAMACAMIASYTPDDPNWMVSTDATVQNWMGRIGASIAAPLFMIVGWGAWGIGIVLLAWGARFALHTGAERALGRLIFAPIAIALGSIYAATLTPDGNWLDTHSFGLGGLFGDTVMGAILTLLPVGSTVTVKLMSLLMAVGIIVFGGFVLGFTRAEVARIGRFLLMGLVMLYAGLMTLLGRSAQGAVSTAQEIAARRAERRAQAEEMAALTQTEVAPMPENMMFETPEPEQKSGLFARMPSLVRRPDAMPEPELVTQPDAPDVEEGPGEDRIKARIADVIKSRVRSSTAVHVPTTAPLTRGRGRGPDPLVLDTSPAVRPEPPLTARHAQAPEPEVEDTASFEMPEARVDEVIEIPRPEPRRVVQQPVRKPVQPSRRAQAEAQPTLSFDDTHPGFELPPLNLLENPIDIPRLQLSDEALEENARMLESVLDDYGVKGEIVAVRPGPVVTMYELEPAPGLKASRVIGLADDIARSMAALSARVSTVPGRSVIGIELPNDTREKVVLREILSARDFGDTNMRLPLALGKDIGGDPIVANLAKMPHLLIAGTTGSGKSVAINTMILSLLYKLSPQECRMIMIDPKMLELSVYDGIPHLLSPVVTDPKKAVVALKWVVGEMEERYRKMSKMGVRNIEGYNGRVREALSKGEMFSRTVQTGFDDDTGEPIFETEENTPVTLPYIVVIVDEMADLMMVAGKEIEACIQRLAQMARASGIHLIMATQRPSVDVITGTIKANFPTRISFQVTSKIDSRTILGEMGAEQLLGMGDMLYMAGGAKIIRCHGPFVSDEEVEEIVNHLKAFGEPDYVNGVVEGPSEDAESSIDAVLGLGGNTDGEDALYDTAVQVVLKDRKCSTSYIQRKLAIGYNKAARLVEQMEDQGLVSPANHVGKREILVPEQG is encoded by the coding sequence ATGGCATTTCAGACACGCGGGCGGGATCCACTTTTCGACAGCAACATGGCGGAGGCGATGGAAAAGCGCGGGAAAGAGCTTTTCGGTCTGGCGCTGATGATCCTCGGTGCGATGGCCTGCGCGATGATTGCATCCTACACGCCGGATGATCCCAATTGGATGGTATCAACCGACGCGACGGTCCAGAACTGGATGGGGCGGATCGGGGCCTCGATTGCGGCACCGTTGTTCATGATCGTGGGCTGGGGTGCCTGGGGCATCGGGATTGTGCTTTTGGCCTGGGGCGCGCGTTTTGCACTGCACACCGGGGCGGAGCGCGCCTTGGGTCGCCTGATTTTCGCCCCGATTGCGATTGCACTGGGGTCGATTTATGCGGCGACGCTGACACCGGATGGCAATTGGCTCGATACTCATAGCTTTGGGTTGGGCGGCCTGTTTGGTGATACGGTAATGGGCGCAATTCTGACGCTGCTGCCTGTTGGTTCGACCGTCACGGTGAAGCTGATGTCCTTGCTGATGGCCGTTGGTATCATTGTGTTTGGCGGCTTCGTTTTGGGCTTTACGCGCGCAGAGGTTGCGCGGATCGGGCGCTTTCTGCTGATGGGTCTTGTGATGCTTTACGCTGGATTGATGACCTTGCTGGGCCGTAGTGCGCAGGGCGCCGTCTCTACCGCGCAAGAAATTGCGGCGCGGCGCGCCGAACGCAGGGCGCAGGCGGAGGAAATGGCAGCGCTTACGCAAACCGAAGTTGCGCCGATGCCTGAGAACATGATGTTCGAGACACCTGAGCCTGAGCAGAAAAGCGGCTTGTTTGCCCGCATGCCCAGCCTTGTGCGTCGACCAGACGCAATGCCCGAACCGGAGTTGGTCACACAGCCCGACGCACCCGATGTCGAAGAAGGTCCGGGCGAGGACAGAATAAAGGCGCGCATCGCGGATGTGATCAAATCCCGCGTGCGCTCAAGCACCGCAGTGCATGTCCCGACGACGGCCCCGTTGACGCGCGGACGCGGGCGTGGCCCGGATCCGCTGGTGCTGGATACATCCCCGGCTGTGCGGCCTGAACCACCGCTCACTGCGCGGCATGCGCAGGCACCAGAGCCGGAAGTAGAAGACACGGCATCATTTGAGATGCCCGAAGCCCGCGTTGACGAAGTCATCGAAATTCCCCGTCCGGAACCGCGCCGCGTTGTGCAGCAGCCTGTGCGAAAACCGGTTCAACCCTCACGGCGTGCGCAAGCCGAAGCCCAGCCGACGCTGTCGTTCGATGACACCCACCCCGGTTTCGAACTGCCGCCGCTGAACCTGCTGGAAAACCCGATAGACATACCGCGCCTGCAGCTTAGCGATGAAGCGCTTGAGGAAAATGCGCGCATGCTGGAGTCCGTTCTCGATGACTATGGCGTTAAGGGCGAAATCGTCGCCGTGCGTCCCGGCCCGGTCGTGACCATGTATGAACTGGAGCCTGCTCCGGGTCTCAAGGCAAGCCGGGTGATTGGTCTGGCTGATGATATCGCGCGGTCGATGGCGGCCCTTTCTGCGCGGGTATCAACTGTGCCGGGCAGGTCCGTGATCGGGATCGAACTGCCCAATGACACGCGCGAAAAGGTTGTCTTGCGCGAAATCCTGTCTGCCCGGGATTTTGGCGACACGAACATGCGCCTGCCGCTTGCCTTGGGCAAGGATATCGGCGGCGATCCAATCGTGGCCAATCTCGCCAAAATGCCCCACCTTTTGATTGCCGGGACCACGGGGTCCGGTAAATCCGTTGCGATCAATACGATGATCCTGTCGTTGCTGTACAAGCTGTCGCCTCAGGAATGCCGGATGATCATGATTGATCCCAAAATGCTGGAACTGAGCGTTTATGACGGCATTCCACATCTGCTTTCACCGGTTGTGACCGACCCGAAAAAGGCGGTTGTCGCCTTGAAATGGGTGGTCGGTGAAATGGAAGAACGCTATCGCAAGATGTCGAAAATGGGCGTGCGTAACATTGAGGGTTACAATGGCCGTGTGCGCGAGGCGCTCAGCAAGGGCGAGATGTTCAGCCGCACCGTCCAGACCGGGTTTGACGATGATACCGGCGAGCCGATCTTTGAGACGGAAGAAAACACGCCCGTGACGCTGCCCTATATCGTCGTGATCGTTGATGAGATGGCAGACCTGATGATGGTGGCCGGCAAGGAAATCGAAGCCTGCATTCAGCGTCTGGCGCAGATGGCGCGGGCCTCTGGCATCCACCTTATCATGGCGACGCAACGCCCCTCGGTGGACGTGATCACGGGCACGATCAAGGCGAACTTCCCGACGCGGATTTCCTTTCAGGTCACGTCGAAAATCGACAGCCGGACAATCCTTGGAGAGATGGGCGCGGAACAACTTCTGGGCATGGGTGACATGCTTTACATGGCGGGCGGGGCAAAGATCATCCGCTGCCACGGTCCTTTTGTGTCTGACGAAGAGGTCGAGGAAATCGTCAATCACCTCAAGGCATTCGGTGAACCTGACTACGTCAATGGCGTGGTAGAGGGGCCGTCCGAGGATGCAGAAAGCAGTATCGACGCGGTGCTGGGTCTGGGCGGAAACACCGATGGTGAAGACGCGCTTTATGACACGGCCGTGCAGGTGGTCCTGAAGGATCGCAAATGCTCAACCAGCTACATCCAGCGCAAACTGGCCATCGGCTATAACAAAGCCGCCCGTCTGGTCGAGCAGATGGAGGATCAGGGTCTCGTTTCGCCTGCAAACCACGTCGGCAAACGGGAGATTCTCGTGCCAGAGCAGGGATAA
- a CDS encoding GAF domain-containing protein: protein MKVDYPTLAKTIAALTEGETDVVALMATVACEVHHCDDRFDWTGFYRVTGPQILKIGPYQGGHGCLVIPFSRGVCGAAARTREIKRVGDVDAFPGHIACASSTRSELVLPVEDARGALLGVFDIDSDQPAAFHQRDADEIDRILKAVFGRL from the coding sequence GTGAAGGTCGATTACCCAACCCTCGCCAAAACCATCGCTGCCCTGACCGAGGGAGAGACGGATGTTGTCGCCCTGATGGCGACGGTCGCCTGCGAAGTCCATCACTGCGACGATCGTTTTGACTGGACCGGTTTTTACCGCGTGACGGGGCCGCAAATACTCAAAATCGGTCCCTATCAAGGGGGGCATGGTTGTCTGGTCATCCCGTTTTCGCGCGGCGTTTGCGGGGCTGCCGCAAGGACGCGCGAGATAAAGCGTGTTGGAGACGTCGATGCCTTTCCGGGTCACATCGCTTGCGCCTCAAGCACACGATCCGAACTGGTGTTGCCGGTTGAGGACGCGCGTGGCGCGTTGCTGGGGGTATTTGATATCGACAGCGACCAGCCCGCTGCATTCCATCAGCGCGATGCGGATGAGATCGACCGTATTCTGAAGGCTGTTTTCGGTCGGTTATAA
- a CDS encoding LolA family protein — MSRILLVACLSLVPAASGAAEQLKLAEISAYLNSLETLKGDFRQINDDGSVSTGQLYMRRPGRMRFEYDPPEQALVIAAASAVVIIDRKSNQPSETYPLSRTPLSLLLGRDIDLTRAAMVRNARFDGTWTIVTAEDPDNLENGYLEMYFTDQPTRLEQWVIHDASGGRTRVVLGEFETGINLPNSLFDPDREKSRDR, encoded by the coding sequence ATATCGCGCATTCTGTTGGTTGCTTGCTTGTCCTTGGTCCCTGCGGCCTCAGGTGCGGCGGAGCAGTTGAAGCTGGCTGAAATATCCGCCTATCTCAACAGTCTCGAAACGCTGAAGGGCGATTTTCGCCAAATCAACGATGACGGTTCCGTCAGCACCGGGCAGCTTTATATGCGGCGGCCCGGACGCATGCGGTTTGAATACGACCCGCCCGAACAGGCGCTGGTGATTGCGGCAGCCTCTGCCGTCGTCATCATCGATAGGAAATCGAACCAACCGTCAGAAACATATCCGCTGAGCCGCACGCCGCTGTCGCTGCTGCTCGGCCGGGATATTGATTTGACGCGGGCCGCTATGGTGCGCAATGCGCGGTTTGACGGGACATGGACCATCGTGACCGCCGAGGACCCCGACAACCTCGAAAACGGCTATCTTGAGATGTATTTCACCGATCAGCCCACGCGTTTGGAACAATGGGTCATCCACGATGCTTCAGGCGGGCGGACCAGAGTCGTTCTGGGTGAGTTCGAGACGGGCATAAACCTGCCCAACTCTCTTTTTGATCCGGACCGTGAGAAAAGCCGCGACCGCTGA
- a CDS encoding ATP-binding protein, whose translation MEAEQLRPFRVCVESGQYAAREALSQFLDALRPLELDVEESGTIELVLAEVLNNIVEHAYPPSQPSGPIAIECAHRKDGLILKIKDKGYAMPDGKMPLGELGTLDLELEDMPEGGFGWFLITHLAKDVRYERVGSENHLDMRLAVGTA comes from the coding sequence ATGGAAGCGGAACAACTCCGTCCATTTAGAGTCTGCGTAGAGAGCGGGCAATACGCGGCGAGAGAAGCTCTAAGCCAGTTTCTTGACGCCTTGCGTCCTTTGGAACTGGATGTGGAAGAATCCGGTACCATCGAACTGGTCCTGGCAGAGGTTTTGAACAATATTGTTGAACATGCCTATCCACCGTCGCAACCTTCCGGCCCGATCGCAATAGAATGCGCGCACCGGAAAGATGGCCTGATCCTGAAGATCAAGGATAAGGGCTATGCAATGCCCGATGGCAAAATGCCCTTGGGCGAACTGGGCACTTTGGATTTGGAACTGGAAGACATGCCTGAAGGCGGCTTTGGTTGGTTCCTGATCACGCATCTCGCAAAGGACGTCCGTTACGAACGCGTTGGAAGCGAGAACCATCTGGATATGCGCCTTGCAGTTGGTACAGCTTAA
- the ggt gene encoding gamma-glutamyltransferase, with amino-acid sequence MRDFHHPGRSPVLASNGMCATSHPLAAKTAIDVLQQGGNAMDAAIAGAVLLGLCEPAMTGIGGDCFVLWSDRDRQNVRALNGSGRAPAALDAHDLRVAGETTVPPFSAHAVTIPTAVAAFAHLAETVGTLGLDRLLAPSIKYAQDGIPVAPRVAFDWENYGHNLQGSAREKYLIAGKPLKTGDIFRAPGQAEVLRRIAEQGASAFYAGEIAEDMVTTLQAAGGVHTLDDFAAAACDETTPIFGSYKDIEIVEHPPNGQGATAILMLNILAQFDLASMAPFGTERAHIEAEAAKLAYDARNRFLADADHTTRLAHMLDMSLAKKLAAMIDPGKAMPAAAPLTEMVHKDTVYISTVDRDGMAVSLIYSIFKDFGSGIASDKFGILLQNRGAGFTLEQGHPNELKGGKRPMHTIIPAMLRKNGKVIMPFGVMGGAYQPNGHARFVSNLTDFGMDPQSAIDAPRAFSDMGNMQVERGYSDAVRQELTDLGHSVSIPQTAIGGAQAILMHDNGVFEGASDPRKDGCALGY; translated from the coding sequence ATGCGCGATTTTCACCACCCCGGTCGTTCCCCGGTTCTTGCCAGCAACGGCATGTGTGCAACCTCTCACCCGCTCGCGGCAAAAACCGCAATCGATGTTCTGCAACAAGGCGGAAACGCGATGGACGCCGCCATCGCGGGGGCTGTCTTGCTGGGCCTGTGCGAACCGGCCATGACGGGCATCGGCGGTGATTGCTTTGTTCTGTGGTCTGATCGTGACCGCCAGAATGTGCGCGCTTTGAACGGATCAGGCCGGGCACCCGCAGCTTTGGATGCGCATGATTTGCGCGTGGCAGGTGAAACCACCGTTCCGCCCTTTTCGGCCCATGCCGTTACAATTCCAACGGCTGTCGCCGCTTTTGCCCATTTAGCTGAAACGGTCGGCACCCTTGGTCTGGATAGGCTGCTGGCACCATCCATTAAATATGCACAGGACGGAATTCCGGTCGCACCGCGCGTGGCCTTTGACTGGGAAAACTACGGCCATAACCTGCAAGGCAGCGCGAGAGAGAAGTACCTGATCGCCGGGAAACCCCTGAAAACCGGTGATATCTTCCGCGCACCCGGTCAGGCGGAGGTCTTGCGCCGCATCGCTGAACAAGGCGCGTCGGCCTTTTACGCCGGCGAAATTGCCGAAGACATGGTCACCACCCTTCAAGCCGCAGGGGGCGTCCACACATTGGATGATTTTGCCGCCGCAGCCTGTGACGAGACCACGCCAATCTTCGGCTCCTACAAGGACATCGAAATCGTCGAACATCCCCCCAACGGTCAAGGGGCCACCGCGATCCTGATGCTCAACATCCTCGCGCAGTTTGACCTTGCGTCGATGGCGCCTTTTGGCACCGAACGCGCGCACATCGAAGCGGAAGCAGCGAAACTGGCCTATGACGCCCGCAACCGTTTCCTTGCCGATGCCGATCACACCACGCGGTTGGCGCATATGCTGGATATGTCGCTGGCCAAAAAACTGGCCGCGATGATTGATCCGGGCAAAGCGATGCCAGCGGCCGCTCCTTTGACCGAGATGGTCCACAAGGACACTGTTTATATTTCCACTGTCGACCGCGATGGCATGGCCGTGTCGCTGATTTATTCAATCTTCAAAGATTTTGGCTCGGGGATCGCCTCTGATAAATTCGGGATTCTGCTACAGAACCGCGGGGCAGGCTTTACACTCGAACAGGGGCATCCGAATGAGCTCAAGGGTGGCAAACGTCCGATGCACACCATTATCCCTGCCATGCTGCGCAAGAACGGCAAGGTGATCATGCCGTTCGGCGTCATGGGCGGGGCTTACCAGCCGAACGGACATGCGCGATTTGTCAGCAACCTCACCGATTTTGGCATGGACCCGCAATCAGCGATTGATGCCCCGCGCGCCTTTTCCGACATGGGCAATATGCAGGTCGAACGCGGCTATAGCGACGCAGTGCGCCAAGAACTGACCGATCTGGGGCACTCGGTGAGCATCCCCCAGACGGCAATTGGCGGGGCGCAGGCGATCCTGATGCATGACAATGGCGTTTTTGAGGGCGCGAGTGATCCACGCAAAGATGGCTGCGCTTTGGGCTACTGA
- a CDS encoding AEC family transporter has protein sequence MNLALTVLEIVAPVFLLAAIGFVWVKLGNEYRIRFVTQLAMTLSVPCLVFVSLMQTEIAPEDLTALSLAAIGAYGIVTIAILVLVFVLRLNRQTFAAPLMFGNTGNIGLPLAFFAYGETGLGYAIIVFGIMAVWSFTFGVWLVAGAGSLGKVIREPMVAGTILGAIFLWQGWQTPPFVTNTLDLIGQMAIPLMLITLGVAIARLKPGGVLRATALSAVKLVICTGVAWYVGDAFALDRVALGVLVLQVATPVAVTSYMLAEKYGADAEEVAGLVVASTLMSVAALPLLLGFLL, from the coding sequence GTGAACCTCGCACTGACAGTGCTCGAAATCGTGGCGCCGGTGTTTTTGTTGGCTGCAATCGGATTTGTCTGGGTTAAACTGGGCAATGAATACCGCATCAGGTTTGTCACACAGCTTGCCATGACGCTCTCGGTGCCCTGTCTGGTTTTCGTCTCCTTGATGCAAACGGAGATCGCTCCGGAGGATTTAACAGCGCTGTCACTGGCCGCAATCGGGGCTTATGGCATTGTCACAATTGCAATCCTTGTGTTGGTCTTTGTGCTCAGACTCAACCGCCAGACATTTGCGGCGCCCCTCATGTTTGGCAATACCGGCAACATCGGTTTGCCACTGGCATTTTTCGCGTATGGCGAAACGGGCCTTGGCTATGCCATCATCGTTTTCGGAATTATGGCGGTCTGGTCCTTCACCTTCGGGGTCTGGCTGGTCGCGGGTGCCGGATCGCTGGGCAAGGTGATCCGCGAACCCATGGTCGCAGGCACCATTTTGGGCGCAATCTTTTTATGGCAAGGCTGGCAGACACCGCCCTTTGTGACAAATACGCTCGACCTCATCGGGCAAATGGCGATTCCGTTGATGCTCATCACACTTGGGGTCGCCATCGCGCGGTTGAAACCGGGCGGGGTGTTGCGCGCAACGGCTTTAAGCGCGGTTAAACTGGTGATATGCACAGGCGTCGCGTGGTATGTCGGTGATGCGTTTGCCCTTGATCGCGTTGCCTTGGGCGTGCTGGTTCTGCAGGTCGCAACGCCGGTTGCGGTGACGTCTTACATGTTGGCGGAAAAATACGGCGCAGACGCCGAAGAGGTCGCGGGCCTCGTTGTGGCTTCAACTCTGATGTCTGTTGCTGCCTTGCCTCTGTTGCTGGGCTTTCTGTTGTAA
- a CDS encoding aminotransferase class I/II-fold pyridoxal phosphate-dependent enzyme translates to MYPERFSNLPAHAWPRLRALLDVHEGGGVPVHMTIGEPKHVFPQWVMEVINEHSAGFNSYPPNDGAPELRQAIASFVHRRYGVPVDADTQVMALNGTREGLYNAVMALCPETKNGQRPAILMPNPFYQVYMIAALSVGADPVMVPATVENGHLPDFSSLSEETLNRTTAAYICSPANPQGAVASAEYWRDLIVLAEKYDFKVFADECYSEIYRGAPPIGALQIAQDIGADPDRVVIFHSLSKRSNLPGLRSGFVASGAKNITEIKQLRNYAGAPLPLPLQMAAAAVWNDEVHVSENRALYVEKYEIADRILGNVPGYASPDAGFFLWLPVENDEQAAVKLWRETGVRVLPGGYLAQDWEGVNPGQGYIRAAMVAPKAETERGIQMIRDCLYP, encoded by the coding sequence ATGTATCCAGAGCGGTTTTCGAACCTTCCGGCACATGCTTGGCCGCGCCTGCGCGCTCTTTTAGACGTGCATGAGGGCGGCGGCGTGCCTGTTCACATGACCATTGGTGAGCCGAAACATGTTTTTCCTCAATGGGTTATGGAAGTCATCAACGAACATTCAGCCGGGTTCAACAGCTATCCGCCCAATGATGGCGCGCCTGAACTGCGTCAGGCCATCGCGAGCTTTGTGCATCGTCGCTACGGCGTGCCCGTCGATGCGGACACGCAGGTCATGGCCCTCAACGGCACGCGGGAAGGGTTGTATAACGCGGTTATGGCCCTGTGTCCGGAGACGAAAAACGGACAACGCCCCGCAATTTTGATGCCAAACCCGTTCTATCAGGTCTATATGATCGCCGCCCTGTCTGTCGGCGCGGACCCTGTGATGGTGCCTGCGACGGTCGAAAACGGTCATCTGCCTGATTTTTCGTCCCTGTCTGAGGAAACCCTAAACCGTACGACAGCGGCCTACATCTGCTCACCGGCCAACCCACAAGGGGCGGTCGCGAGTGCGGAATATTGGCGTGATCTGATCGTACTGGCCGAAAAATACGACTTCAAAGTCTTTGCAGACGAATGTTATTCTGAGATTTATCGCGGCGCGCCGCCCATCGGGGCGTTGCAGATCGCACAAGACATCGGCGCAGACCCGGACCGCGTTGTGATTTTCCACTCCTTGTCCAAACGCTCCAACCTGCCGGGGCTTCGCTCCGGGTTTGTTGCAAGTGGCGCAAAAAACATCACGGAAATCAAGCAGCTGCGAAACTATGCGGGGGCGCCTTTGCCCTTGCCTTTGCAGATGGCTGCCGCCGCGGTTTGGAATGACGAGGTGCATGTGAGCGAAAACCGCGCGCTTTACGTCGAAAAATACGAAATTGCAGACCGGATTTTGGGAAATGTGCCGGGCTATGCAAGCCCGGATGCCGGATTTTTCCTGTGGTTACCGGTCGAAAACGATGAACAGGCGGCGGTGAAGCTTTGGCGCGAAACCGGTGTGCGGGTTTTGCCGGGTGGCTATCTGGCGCAGGACTGGGAGGGGGTAAACCCCGGCCAGGGATATATTCGGGCTGCGATGGTGGCTCCAAAAGCGGAAACTGAGCGGGGCATCCAGATGATCCGCGATTGTTTGTATCCGTGA
- a CDS encoding helix-turn-helix domain-containing protein has translation MHHSLPDEPQTLGADLRALRKARGLTLADLAERLGRSVGWLSQVERDKSDPSISDLRAIAKVLEVSISMLFRHAPATATEAGYIVRAAARRPMGSKTEGLVEELLSPDLTDDFEMVHSTFEPGSRVKEMVTRPTQEVAYLLSGTLQIEINETVHTIHPGDSFRIRGEAFRWSNPYAEPAVAIWVIAPPVY, from the coding sequence ATGCACCACAGCCTACCAGACGAACCACAGACTTTGGGGGCCGATCTGCGGGCCCTGCGCAAAGCGCGCGGGCTGACGCTGGCGGATCTGGCGGAGCGTTTGGGGCGTTCTGTCGGATGGCTCAGTCAGGTGGAGCGGGACAAATCCGACCCGTCGATTTCCGACCTGCGCGCGATTGCCAAGGTGCTTGAGGTCTCAATCTCGATGCTGTTTCGCCACGCACCGGCGACCGCGACCGAGGCGGGCTATATCGTGCGTGCCGCCGCGCGCCGCCCGATGGGCTCGAAAACCGAAGGGTTGGTCGAAGAGCTATTATCGCCTGACCTCACGGATGATTTCGAGATGGTGCATTCCACCTTTGAACCGGGCAGCCGCGTCAAGGAGATGGTCACCCGCCCCACTCAAGAAGTCGCCTATCTGCTCTCCGGCACCTTGCAGATCGAGATCAACGAAACCGTCCACACGATCCATCCCGGTGACAGCTTTCGCATTCGCGGCGAAGCGTTCCGCTGGTCAAACCCCTACGCAGAGCCGGCAGTGGCGATCTGGGTTATCGCCCCACCGGTTTATTGA
- a CDS encoding thiolase family protein — MEDVVIVGAARTPMGGFQGALSSLSAAQLGGVALKSAMQVAGVATVDEVLMGCVLPAGQGQAPARQAGFAAGLDDTVPATTLNKMCGSGMKAAMIAFDQIALGQASLIAAGGMESMSNAPYLLNKMRSGARLGHSEVIDHMFLDGLEDAYDKGRLMGTFAEDCAETFQFTRQAQDTYALASLSRAIEAQKSGAFDAEITPVDVVSRKGTITVVADEQPGAARPEKIPQLKPAFRDGGTVTAANASSISDGAAALVLASNPYAVSNSLTVRCRVAGHATHAQAPGLFTTAPVPAARKLLQKIGWDKDSVDLWEVNEAFAVVPLAFMHEMGLDHGVVNVNGGACALGHPIGASGARIMVTLLNAMEKRDVKRGVAAICIGGGEATAIALERD, encoded by the coding sequence ATGGAAGACGTTGTGATCGTGGGAGCGGCGCGCACCCCAATGGGTGGGTTTCAAGGCGCCTTGTCGTCTTTGAGCGCTGCGCAGCTTGGCGGGGTCGCGTTGAAATCAGCGATGCAGGTTGCTGGGGTCGCGACAGTGGACGAGGTGTTGATGGGGTGCGTTTTACCCGCGGGTCAGGGTCAGGCGCCCGCCCGGCAAGCGGGTTTTGCCGCGGGTCTGGACGACACAGTGCCTGCGACCACGCTCAACAAGATGTGCGGGTCAGGCATGAAAGCGGCGATGATCGCCTTTGATCAGATCGCCCTCGGACAGGCCAGTCTGATCGCGGCAGGTGGCATGGAGAGCATGAGCAACGCCCCTTATTTATTGAATAAAATGCGTTCTGGCGCGCGCCTTGGTCATAGTGAAGTGATCGATCACATGTTCCTTGACGGGTTGGAAGACGCCTATGACAAAGGGCGTTTGATGGGGACATTTGCCGAAGACTGTGCAGAGACGTTTCAGTTTACGCGGCAGGCACAGGACACATATGCACTGGCATCACTTTCCCGCGCGATAGAAGCTCAGAAATCCGGCGCGTTCGACGCCGAAATCACACCGGTTGACGTGGTGTCGCGCAAGGGCACGATCACGGTCGTCGCGGATGAGCAACCGGGGGCGGCAAGGCCGGAGAAAATCCCGCAGCTCAAGCCTGCGTTTCGGGACGGTGGCACGGTAACTGCGGCGAATGCGTCGTCCATTTCGGATGGGGCAGCGGCGCTGGTTTTGGCCTCAAATCCTTATGCCGTATCAAATAGTCTGACAGTTCGGTGTCGCGTCGCTGGCCATGCGACACATGCCCAAGCGCCCGGGCTATTCACAACCGCACCGGTTCCAGCCGCCCGGAAGCTGTTGCAAAAGATAGGCTGGGACAAGGACAGCGTTGATCTGTGGGAGGTGAACGAAGCTTTCGCGGTTGTGCCGCTCGCCTTCATGCATGAAATGGGCCTTGATCATGGCGTCGTAAACGTAAACGGCGGTGCCTGTGCGCTGGGGCATCCGATTGGCGCGTCGGGCGCGCGTATCATGGTGACCTTGCTGAATGCGATGGAAAAGCGCGATGTCAAACGGGGTGTCGCTGCGATCTGTATTGGTGGGGGCGAGGCGACAGCCATCGCGCTTGAGCGCGACTGA